A single region of the Actinoplanes sp. SE50/110 genome encodes:
- a CDS encoding RNB domain-containing ribonuclease — protein sequence MPIKRVWAPQIDFSVLRRELKLPGEFPAEVIAEAERVAGEMPELADRTDVPFVTIDPAGSQDLDQAMFLERRESGGYRVRYAIADVASYARPGGAIEAESWVRGQTVYLPDGRIPLHPPVLSEGAVSLFPDVDRAAVVWTIDLDADGATTGVALERARVRSRAKLDYPGVQRELDGGSPSEQVTLLAEIGARLARRAADRGAVNLPLPAQEVERDGDGWRLVLRAPLPVEEHNAQISLLTGMAAARIMLDGGIGLLRTMPAPKPEAVAGLRVAAASLGVPWPDGASVGAVVASVDPGSPRGAAFLDQAAELLRGAGYTAFGGDAGPPPSDVGHGGVGAAYAHVTAPLRRLADRYVTEACLALHGGRPVPGWVREALPRLPKQMSATDRVAGAADRGAIDLAEAVLLQGRVGETFDVAVLDREDASGKRPAGGMVALDEPAVRARCLGDLPLGSRIQARLTEADPSTRTVRFEKA from the coding sequence GTGCCGATCAAAAGGGTGTGGGCGCCGCAGATCGACTTCTCGGTTCTCCGGCGGGAGCTGAAGCTGCCGGGGGAGTTCCCGGCTGAGGTGATCGCCGAGGCGGAGCGGGTGGCCGGGGAGATGCCGGAGCTCGCCGACCGGACCGATGTCCCGTTCGTGACGATCGACCCGGCCGGGTCGCAGGATCTCGACCAGGCGATGTTCCTGGAGCGCCGGGAGTCGGGCGGCTACCGGGTGCGGTACGCGATCGCGGACGTCGCCTCGTACGCCCGGCCCGGTGGGGCGATCGAGGCGGAGAGCTGGGTGCGCGGGCAGACCGTCTATCTGCCGGACGGGCGGATCCCGCTGCACCCGCCGGTGCTCAGCGAGGGCGCGGTCAGCCTCTTCCCGGACGTGGACCGGGCCGCCGTGGTGTGGACGATCGACCTGGACGCGGACGGGGCGACGACCGGGGTGGCTCTGGAACGGGCGCGGGTGCGCAGCCGGGCCAAGCTGGACTATCCGGGCGTGCAGCGGGAGCTTGACGGCGGCAGCCCGTCCGAGCAGGTGACGCTGCTCGCCGAGATCGGCGCGCGGTTGGCCCGCCGGGCCGCCGACCGGGGAGCGGTCAATCTGCCGCTGCCGGCTCAGGAGGTGGAGCGCGACGGCGACGGCTGGCGGCTGGTGCTGCGCGCGCCGCTGCCGGTGGAGGAGCACAACGCGCAGATCTCGCTGCTCACCGGGATGGCCGCGGCGCGGATCATGCTGGACGGCGGGATCGGGCTGCTGCGGACCATGCCGGCGCCGAAACCGGAGGCGGTGGCCGGTCTGCGGGTCGCCGCCGCGTCCCTCGGGGTGCCCTGGCCGGACGGGGCGAGCGTCGGCGCGGTGGTGGCGTCGGTGGATCCGGGCAGCCCGCGGGGCGCGGCGTTTCTCGACCAGGCGGCGGAGCTGCTGCGCGGTGCCGGGTACACCGCCTTCGGCGGGGACGCCGGGCCGCCGCCGTCCGACGTCGGGCACGGCGGGGTGGGCGCGGCGTACGCGCACGTCACGGCACCGCTGCGGAGGCTTGCCGACCGGTACGTGACGGAGGCGTGCCTGGCCCTGCACGGGGGCCGCCCGGTGCCCGGGTGGGTGCGGGAGGCGCTGCCCCGGCTGCCGAAGCAGATGTCCGCGACCGACCGGGTCGCCGGCGCCGCCGACCGGGGTGCGATCGACCTGGCCGAGGCGGTGCTGCTGCAGGGCCGGGTCGGGGAGACGTTCGACGTGGCGGTCCTGGACCGGGAGGACGCCTCCGGGAAACGGCCGGCCGGCGGCATGGTGGCGCTCGACGAGCCGGCCGTGCGCGCCCGCTGCCTCGGCGACCTGCCGCTGGGCTCACGCATCCAGGCGCGGCTCACCGAGGCCGACCCGTCGACCCGCACGGTCCGCTTCGAGAAGGCGTGA
- the panB gene encoding 3-methyl-2-oxobutanoate hydroxymethyltransferase yields the protein MSEIPTLYGGPATRRVRTRDLLNAKVRGDRWPMLTSYDMYTASIFDQSGVPVLLVGDSAANNVFGYETTVPITVDELLPLVRAVVRATRTALIVGDLPFGSYEESPTQALRTAVRFMKEGGCHAVKLEGGRRMAPQIEAITGAGIPVMAHIGFTPQREHAIGGYRVQGRENEGAEVISDARAVADAGAFAVVLEMVPGEVAKQVTKELSIPTVGIGAGPDTDAQVLVWQDMAGLRTGKAPRFVKRYADLAGALTEATRQFADEVRSGEFPAPEHTF from the coding sequence ATGTCGGAGATCCCGACCCTGTACGGCGGTCCCGCAACCCGCCGGGTCCGCACCCGTGACCTGCTCAACGCCAAGGTCCGCGGCGACCGGTGGCCGATGCTCACGTCGTACGACATGTACACCGCTTCGATCTTCGATCAGTCCGGTGTGCCGGTGCTGCTCGTCGGCGATTCCGCGGCGAACAACGTGTTCGGATACGAGACCACCGTCCCGATCACCGTCGACGAACTGTTGCCGCTGGTCCGCGCCGTGGTGCGGGCCACCAGGACCGCGCTGATCGTCGGTGACCTGCCGTTCGGCAGCTACGAGGAGTCACCCACACAGGCGCTGCGCACCGCCGTCCGGTTCATGAAGGAGGGCGGCTGCCACGCGGTGAAGCTGGAGGGCGGCCGCCGGATGGCCCCGCAGATCGAGGCGATCACCGGTGCCGGCATCCCGGTGATGGCGCACATCGGCTTCACCCCGCAGCGCGAGCACGCGATCGGCGGCTACCGCGTGCAGGGCCGGGAGAACGAGGGCGCCGAGGTGATCTCGGACGCGCGGGCGGTCGCCGACGCGGGCGCCTTCGCGGTCGTCCTGGAGATGGTTCCGGGCGAGGTCGCCAAGCAGGTCACCAAGGAGTTGTCGATTCCCACGGTCGGGATCGGCGCGGGCCCGGACACCGACGCCCAGGTGCTGGTCTGGCAGGACATGGCCGGGCTGCGGACCGGCAAGGCGCCGCGGTTCGTCAAACGCTACGCCGACCTGGCGGGCGCGCTGACCGAGGCCACGCGGCAGTTCGCCGACGAGGTCCGCTCCGGCGAGTTCCCCGCTCCGGAGCACACCTTCTGA